In a single window of the Hymenobacter sp. YIM 151858-1 genome:
- a CDS encoding SIR2 family NAD-dependent protein deacylase — translation MAVTIPKDLIEAIRNNRCGLYIGAGVSEGAGLPGWPKLLEQLIDLAKEVANLSEERAEEFRKLAPNPTRYLMLAQELKDILPSELPEHIKKVFDDKTKQPTATHDAILEIKHKFIVTTNYDTLIEKAYVRKTGDFPTVLSYKDASTINYNIVSGEPFILKAHGDARSAPQDIVITEKDYRNIIYNQRGYQSVLQLMFSFYNVLFIGTSLNDPELNLLLGFIHNIFHGGSPNHYALISKDNLTNIEVDRWRKDFKVNIIGYDPKNGHEELLHIVQQLKDV, via the coding sequence ATGGCAGTTACTATACCTAAAGACCTCATTGAGGCCATAAGGAACAACCGTTGCGGATTGTATATAGGGGCGGGTGTGTCTGAGGGGGCTGGGTTACCTGGCTGGCCCAAACTACTTGAGCAATTAATAGACCTCGCGAAAGAGGTCGCAAACCTCTCGGAAGAAAGAGCCGAAGAATTTAGGAAACTTGCTCCAAACCCTACAAGATATTTGATGCTTGCTCAAGAGCTTAAGGACATTTTGCCGTCTGAACTTCCAGAGCATATCAAGAAAGTATTTGATGACAAAACAAAACAACCTACGGCGACACATGACGCGATACTAGAGATTAAGCATAAATTCATAGTCACAACAAATTATGACACTTTAATAGAGAAAGCTTATGTGCGTAAAACTGGCGACTTTCCTACAGTATTGAGTTACAAGGATGCGTCTACAATAAATTATAATATAGTATCAGGAGAGCCTTTTATTCTCAAAGCACATGGTGATGCAAGAAGTGCTCCGCAGGACATAGTAATTACAGAGAAAGATTATCGAAATATAATATATAACCAGAGAGGATATCAAAGTGTATTGCAATTGATGTTTTCTTTTTACAATGTTTTGTTTATCGGCACTTCATTGAATGATCCAGAGCTGAATTTATTATTAGGATTTATTCATAATATTTTCCATGGCGGTTCTCCTAATCATTATGCATTGATTAGTAAGGACAACCTCACTAATATTGAGGTTGATCGGTGGCGCAAAGATTTTAAGGTTAATATAATTGGTTATGATCCTAAGAACGGCCATGAAGAATTGTTGCATATTGTGCAACAATTGAAAGATGTTTAA
- a CDS encoding DUF262 domain-containing protein, translating into MKAETTTWTISELHKNIDTINPAPQYQRAPVWRLEKKKLLIDSILNGYDLPKFYFRHTPQNPTYKYEVADGQQRLNSIVEFVNDRVKLDVVEIEGIEHKNLYYSDLTREQKAKLLSYKLSVSIVEEATSSEIRTLFARLQMGVNLIPVELRHALASNLGFMIQSVVETHTFFKNSRILESRYKHQDYLDHAVCLVFYGETKPLNAASLKSLYTNFADIDANECMPEFAKIQKVLLWMDQINAHAKGVFKNKWTFVDMFYMLFLNHDRIKKVKASNIAQKLLSFEVRRKKYNKNPKELLESPNTFNEYTFEYINAFNRDGGDKSNFMTRNKVFSYMLNNFNYFEYN; encoded by the coding sequence ATGAAAGCAGAAACTACTACTTGGACAATTTCTGAGCTACACAAAAACATTGATACTATAAATCCAGCTCCTCAATATCAGCGTGCGCCTGTTTGGAGGCTAGAGAAAAAGAAGCTACTTATCGATTCAATACTAAATGGATATGATTTGCCTAAGTTCTATTTTAGGCATACTCCCCAAAACCCTACATATAAATATGAAGTTGCGGATGGTCAACAGAGACTAAATTCCATTGTTGAATTTGTAAATGATAGAGTAAAGCTCGATGTCGTTGAGATTGAGGGTATTGAACACAAAAATCTATATTATTCCGATTTGACAAGAGAACAAAAGGCCAAGTTATTAAGCTATAAGCTGAGTGTGTCAATTGTGGAAGAGGCTACTAGTAGTGAAATCAGAACACTATTTGCGAGACTGCAAATGGGTGTGAACTTGATACCTGTTGAATTAAGACATGCTTTAGCAAGTAATCTTGGATTCATGATCCAAAGTGTGGTTGAAACTCATACTTTCTTTAAAAATAGCAGAATTTTGGAAAGCAGATATAAACATCAGGATTATTTAGACCATGCCGTTTGTTTAGTTTTTTATGGTGAAACCAAACCATTGAATGCTGCTAGCTTAAAAAGCCTATACACTAACTTTGCTGATATTGATGCAAATGAGTGTATGCCCGAGTTTGCAAAAATTCAAAAAGTTCTGTTATGGATGGATCAAATAAATGCTCATGCAAAAGGTGTTTTCAAAAATAAATGGACATTTGTGGATATGTTTTATATGTTATTCTTAAATCATGATCGTATCAAGAAAGTGAAAGCATCTAACATAGCTCAAAAGCTCTTGTCATTTGAAGTTAGGCGAAAAAAATACAATAAAAATCCAAAGGAACTTCTTGAATCACCTAACACTTTCAATGAGTATACATTTGAATACATAAATGCTTTCAATCGTGATGGCGGAGACAAATCTAACTTTATGACTCGCAATAAAGTTTTTAGTTATATGTTAAACAATTTCAATTATTTCGAATATAACTAA